A region from the Sphingopyxis lindanitolerans genome encodes:
- the pdxA gene encoding 4-hydroxythreonine-4-phosphate dehydrogenase PdxA — MPDIDERRPIAVTMGDPAGVGPEVAARAWAARREYGLPPFVAIGDIAAIEAVWDGPAVRVGAMEEVVRAFDTALPVWHLEDSGPLTPGSPTPAGATCALHALETGIGLTRNGASDALVTGSVSKHALHGIGYTHPGQTEFIAERCGVTATNAVMMLAGPALRVVPLTVHIPLSEVPERLTADLIAAKARIVARGLSRDFGIAAPRLAIAGLNPHAGESGQLGDEEIRIIAPAVAQLAGEGIAIDGPLAADALFAPGIRDQYHAILCCYHDQALAPFKALHFHDGVNLTLGLPIIRTSPDHGTAFDIAGTGKADPGPTIAAIAMAAQMATARERSSAPAK; from the coding sequence ATGCCTGATATCGACGAGCGACGGCCGATCGCGGTCACCATGGGTGACCCGGCCGGCGTCGGCCCTGAAGTCGCCGCGCGGGCATGGGCCGCGCGGCGCGAATATGGCTTGCCGCCCTTCGTCGCGATCGGCGACATCGCCGCGATCGAGGCGGTGTGGGACGGCCCCGCGGTGCGCGTTGGTGCCATGGAAGAAGTGGTCCGCGCCTTCGACACGGCGCTTCCCGTCTGGCATCTCGAGGACAGCGGGCCGCTGACTCCCGGTTCCCCGACGCCCGCGGGCGCGACCTGCGCGCTGCACGCGCTCGAGACTGGAATCGGCCTGACCCGCAATGGCGCGAGCGACGCGCTCGTCACCGGATCGGTGTCGAAGCACGCGCTCCACGGCATCGGTTATACCCACCCCGGCCAGACCGAATTCATCGCCGAACGCTGCGGCGTCACCGCGACCAATGCGGTGATGATGCTCGCGGGGCCGGCGTTGCGCGTCGTGCCGCTGACCGTCCACATCCCGCTTTCCGAAGTGCCCGAGCGGCTGACCGCCGACCTGATCGCCGCCAAGGCGCGCATCGTCGCGCGCGGCTTGTCGCGCGACTTCGGCATTGCCGCCCCGCGGCTCGCGATCGCGGGGCTCAATCCGCATGCCGGCGAGAGCGGTCAGCTCGGCGACGAGGAAATCCGCATCATCGCGCCCGCGGTCGCTCAACTGGCCGGAGAGGGGATCGCCATCGACGGGCCGCTCGCCGCCGACGCGCTGTTCGCCCCGGGCATCCGCGACCAGTATCACGCGATTCTGTGCTGCTATCACGATCAGGCGCTCGCGCCGTTCAAGGCGCTGCATTTTCACGACGGGGTCAATCTGACGCTCGGGCTGCCGATCATCCGCACCTCGCCCGACCATGGCACGGCATTCGACATCGCGGGCACGGGCAAAGCCGACCCGGGACCGACGATCGCCGCAATCGCGATGGCGGCGCAGATGGCGACGGCGCGCGAGCGCAGCAGCGCTCCGGCGAAGTGA
- the rsmA gene encoding 16S rRNA (adenine(1518)-N(6)/adenine(1519)-N(6))-dimethyltransferase RsmA: protein MTAAPNRPLPPLRETVRAHGLSASKALGQNFLFDEQLLDRIAALPGDLDGQTVFEVGPGPGGLTRALLRAGANVIAVERDDRCLPLLGELGEAFDGRLTVIPDDAMAIDADALVGGPYHIVANLPYNVGTALFTRWLEPKSWPPLWKSLTLMFQQEVAERIVAPVGTSAYGRLAVLAQWRSTPKIAMKVHRSAFTPPPKVMSAIVHVTPAAEPEGVNPRVLSKLAEKGFGQRRKMLRQSLKGMAGAVEALETLGIDPTRRAETVSVAEWVALARALGEPMTGRSPA, encoded by the coding sequence GTGACCGCCGCGCCCAATCGCCCGCTGCCGCCGCTGCGCGAGACGGTGCGCGCGCATGGCCTGTCGGCAAGCAAGGCGCTGGGGCAGAATTTCCTGTTCGACGAGCAATTGCTGGATCGCATCGCCGCGCTGCCAGGCGATCTCGACGGGCAGACCGTGTTCGAGGTCGGACCCGGACCGGGCGGCCTCACACGCGCGCTGCTGCGAGCAGGCGCGAACGTGATCGCGGTCGAACGCGACGACCGCTGCCTGCCGCTGCTCGGCGAACTCGGCGAAGCGTTCGACGGGCGGCTGACGGTGATCCCCGACGACGCGATGGCGATCGACGCCGACGCCCTGGTCGGCGGGCCGTATCATATCGTCGCCAACCTGCCCTACAATGTCGGAACCGCGCTGTTCACGCGCTGGCTCGAACCGAAAAGCTGGCCGCCGCTCTGGAAATCGCTGACCTTGATGTTCCAGCAGGAAGTCGCCGAGCGCATCGTCGCGCCGGTGGGAACGAGTGCTTACGGACGGCTCGCGGTGTTGGCGCAGTGGCGGTCGACCCCGAAGATCGCGATGAAGGTCCACCGCTCGGCCTTCACCCCGCCGCCGAAAGTGATGTCGGCGATCGTCCATGTGACGCCCGCCGCGGAGCCCGAAGGCGTGAATCCCCGGGTGCTGTCGAAACTCGCCGAAAAGGGCTTCGGTCAGCGGCGCAAGATGCTGCGGCAAAGCCTGAAAGGCATGGCTGGCGCGGTCGAGGCGCTCGAAACGCTCGGCATCGACCCGACCCGCCGCGCCGAGACGGTGAGCGTCGCCGAATGGGTCGCGCTGGCGCGGGCACTGGGTGAACCGATGACCGGCCGATCCCCGGCCTGA
- a CDS encoding tetratricopeptide repeat protein codes for MRVSFLALGAGFILASMPVASDAQRADSDILPTSVALQKQGEAAQNKGDLDGAVDYYESALAADPRNRSAVIAMAQVARAQGLPGKAIALYREALLLEPNDLIALTGQGEALADKGALELAREKLAAAQRLCKDKCPQVTALEKAIAGSDTKRVVAAETIVPKPVATVGATGQN; via the coding sequence ATGCGCGTCAGTTTCCTGGCTCTGGGTGCCGGCTTTATCCTCGCCAGCATGCCGGTCGCCTCCGACGCACAGCGCGCCGACAGCGATATTCTACCGACCTCGGTCGCGCTGCAAAAGCAGGGCGAAGCGGCGCAGAATAAGGGCGACCTCGACGGTGCGGTCGATTATTATGAATCGGCGCTCGCCGCCGATCCGCGCAACCGATCGGCGGTCATCGCGATGGCGCAGGTCGCGCGGGCGCAGGGTCTGCCGGGCAAGGCGATCGCCCTCTATCGCGAGGCGCTGCTGCTCGAACCCAATGACCTTATCGCGCTGACCGGCCAGGGCGAAGCGCTCGCCGACAAGGGGGCGCTCGAACTCGCACGCGAAAAACTCGCCGCGGCGCAGCGCCTCTGCAAGGACAAATGTCCGCAGGTCACGGCGCTCGAAAAGGCGATCGCGGGAAGTGATACGAAGCGCGTCGTCGCCGCCGAAACGATCGTGCCCAAACCTGTCGCGACGGTCGGGGCGACCGGGCAGAATTGA
- a CDS encoding RsmB/NOP family class I SAM-dependent RNA methyltransferase: MTPAARLQAAIEILDTIAAAARGGGAPADAILAEAMRARRYAGSKDRRAIRGHVYDAIRAVRSAPESGRAAMLALVDGDPALTALFDGSSYGPAPIAPGEPRADTGLAAQALVDLFDPLVEDGEGEAMLARAPLDLRANRLKADRDALAALFPDGEPIAGAADGWRLPPETAAVQHPAYTDGFFEVQDAASQYAAAAIEAAPGQAVVDLCAGGGGKTLAIASLTGNDADILACDTNRARLQQLPPRADRAGATRIETRLLNPGQEQAMLADWQGRAARVFVDAPCSGSGTWRRSPELRWRLTPARLDRHLADQAKLLDIGADLVAPGGKILYAVCSIIAREGRAQVDEFLNRHPGWTTDTSCLPAGIGRAAGGGFLLTPAHDGCDGFFLARLTAPC; encoded by the coding sequence ATGACCCCCGCCGCCCGCCTTCAGGCCGCGATCGAAATTCTCGATACCATCGCCGCGGCGGCACGCGGGGGTGGGGCGCCTGCCGATGCGATCCTGGCCGAGGCGATGCGCGCGCGCCGCTATGCGGGGTCGAAGGACCGGCGCGCGATCCGCGGCCATGTCTATGACGCGATCCGCGCCGTGCGTTCGGCCCCCGAATCGGGGCGCGCCGCGATGCTCGCTCTCGTCGATGGCGATCCTGCGCTGACCGCGCTGTTCGACGGCTCGTCCTATGGTCCCGCGCCGATCGCGCCCGGCGAACCGCGCGCCGACACGGGCCTTGCCGCGCAGGCGCTGGTCGACCTGTTCGACCCGCTCGTCGAGGACGGCGAGGGCGAAGCGATGCTGGCCCGCGCCCCGCTCGACCTGCGCGCGAACCGCCTCAAGGCCGACCGTGACGCGCTGGCGGCGCTGTTCCCCGATGGTGAGCCGATCGCCGGCGCGGCCGACGGCTGGCGCTTGCCGCCCGAGACCGCGGCGGTCCAGCATCCCGCCTATACCGATGGTTTTTTCGAGGTGCAGGATGCCGCGAGCCAATATGCCGCCGCGGCGATCGAGGCGGCGCCGGGGCAGGCGGTCGTCGACCTGTGCGCGGGCGGCGGCGGCAAGACGCTCGCCATCGCCTCGCTCACCGGCAATGATGCCGATATCCTGGCCTGCGACACCAATCGCGCGCGCCTCCAGCAATTGCCGCCGCGCGCCGACCGCGCGGGCGCGACGCGGATCGAGACGCGCCTGCTCAATCCGGGGCAGGAGCAGGCGATGCTGGCCGACTGGCAGGGCCGGGCAGCCCGCGTCTTCGTCGATGCGCCCTGTTCGGGAAGCGGCACCTGGCGGCGCAGTCCCGAACTGCGCTGGCGCCTGACGCCCGCGCGGCTCGACCGCCATCTCGCCGATCAGGCGAAGCTGCTCGACATCGGCGCCGATCTTGTGGCGCCGGGGGGCAAAATCCTCTATGCCGTCTGCTCGATCATCGCGCGCGAGGGGCGGGCCCAGGTGGACGAATTTCTGAACCGGCATCCAGGCTGGACGACCGATACATCCTGTCTGCCGGCGGGTATCGGACGCGCGGCGGGCGGCGGTTTTCTGCTGACTCCGGCGCATGACGGCTGCGACGGATTTTTTCTCGCACGGCTGACGGCGCCATGTTAG
- the guaB gene encoding IMP dehydrogenase: MEIFTGLTFDDVLLVPGASDILPSDAILSTQLTSEISLNIPILSSAMDTVTEADMAILMAQIGGIGVLHRNLTIEEQAAAVRQVKRFESGMIVNPITIAPDASLAEATALMAQHRISGIPVVEASGKLAGILTHRDVRFAENPKQPVRELMTADNLATVRPGVGQDEARKLLHQRRIEKLLVVDGDYRCIGLITVKDMEKAVNFPDATKDGNGRLRVAAATNTGDSGIERAEALLDAECDLIVVDTAHGHSKGVGETVAKIKKLSNRVQVLAGNVATGEATRALIDCGADGVKVGIGPGSICTTRVVAGVGVPQLTAILDSVEAASKLGVPVIADGGLRTSGDIAKALAAGASSVMVGSLLAGTAEAPGETFLFQGRTYKSYRGMGSVGAMARGSADRYFQQDIKDQMKLVPEGIEGQVPFKGAAKDVIHQLVGGVKAAMGYTGSRTLQDLRERAKFVRITNAGLRESHVHDVAITREAPNYPVG, translated from the coding sequence ATGGAAATCTTCACCGGACTGACCTTCGACGACGTGCTGCTGGTGCCCGGCGCGTCGGACATCCTGCCGTCAGACGCCATATTGTCGACCCAGCTCACGAGCGAGATCAGCCTCAATATCCCGATCCTGTCGTCGGCGATGGACACGGTGACCGAGGCCGACATGGCGATCCTGATGGCACAGATCGGCGGCATCGGCGTCCTCCACCGCAACCTCACGATCGAGGAGCAGGCGGCGGCGGTGCGGCAGGTCAAGCGTTTCGAGAGCGGAATGATCGTCAACCCGATCACGATCGCGCCCGACGCCTCGCTTGCCGAGGCGACCGCGCTGATGGCGCAGCACAGGATTTCGGGGATTCCGGTGGTCGAAGCCAGCGGCAAGCTCGCCGGCATCCTGACCCACCGCGACGTGCGTTTCGCCGAAAATCCGAAGCAGCCGGTCCGCGAGCTGATGACCGCCGACAATCTCGCCACCGTGCGCCCCGGCGTCGGCCAGGACGAGGCGCGCAAGCTGCTTCATCAGCGGCGCATCGAAAAATTGCTCGTCGTCGACGGCGATTATCGCTGCATCGGGCTGATCACCGTCAAGGATATGGAGAAAGCGGTCAACTTCCCCGACGCGACCAAGGACGGGAATGGCCGCCTGCGCGTCGCCGCGGCGACCAACACCGGCGACAGCGGGATCGAACGCGCCGAGGCCTTGCTCGATGCCGAATGCGACCTGATCGTCGTCGATACCGCGCACGGCCACAGCAAGGGCGTCGGCGAAACGGTCGCGAAGATCAAGAAGCTTTCGAACCGGGTTCAGGTGCTCGCGGGCAATGTCGCGACCGGCGAAGCGACCCGGGCGCTGATCGACTGCGGCGCCGACGGGGTGAAGGTCGGCATCGGTCCGGGATCGATCTGCACCACCCGCGTCGTCGCGGGGGTCGGCGTGCCGCAACTCACCGCGATTCTCGACAGCGTCGAGGCGGCGTCGAAGCTGGGCGTGCCGGTGATCGCCGACGGCGGCCTGCGCACCTCGGGCGATATCGCCAAGGCGCTTGCGGCGGGCGCGTCGAGCGTCATGGTCGGCTCGCTGCTGGCGGGCACCGCCGAGGCGCCGGGCGAAACCTTCCTGTTCCAGGGCCGCACCTATAAAAGCTATCGCGGCATGGGCAGCGTCGGCGCGATGGCGCGCGGTTCGGCCGACCGCTATTTCCAGCAGGACATCAAGGATCAGATGAAGCTGGTCCCCGAAGGGATCGAGGGCCAGGTGCCGTTCAAGGGCGCGGCGAAGGATGTGATTCACCAGCTTGTCGGCGGCGTGAAGGCGGCGATGGGTTATACCGGCAGCCGCACGCTCCAGGATCTGCGCGAGCGCGCGAAATTCGTCCGCATCACCAATGCGGGGCTGCGCGAAAGCCATGTCCACGACGTGGCGATCACGCGCGAAGCGCCGAATTACCCGGTTGGGTGA
- a CDS encoding MFS transporter produces the protein MSATQTPSPPSSLAPFRYPAFRAIWIANLASNMGSMIQSVGAAWLMTELTPSHQLIALVQAGATIPILLLGVFAGAIADNFDRRRVMLAAQSAMLLVSAALTVTTWIGAISPLLLLFFTLAVGCGTALNGPAWQASVRLQVGPKDLPQAIALNSIAFNLARSVGPALGGLLISLTGPAPAFAINSVSYLALIVVLLRWHPEVAPPQRTPMLAAIATGIRFCVQSNPVRRILTRGFAFGIAAIGFQALLPALVRDRLHGTETVYGLCLAAFGAGSILAALCVGYLRRRWGSDRIVAVSALIFAAALAPMALVTSVAGVMASTFVAGFAWVSTLTTLNVAMQLRSPEAILGRCLSIYQAVTFGAMALGAWLFGLLADLGSLSSALLASSGWLVLTALLLPFLAPMPGRDEGRIDR, from the coding sequence GTGAGCGCGACGCAAACCCCTTCCCCGCCTTCTTCTCTCGCGCCCTTTCGCTATCCCGCCTTCCGCGCGATCTGGATCGCCAATCTCGCGTCGAACATGGGGTCGATGATTCAGTCGGTGGGCGCCGCCTGGCTGATGACCGAGCTTACCCCGTCGCACCAGCTCATCGCGCTGGTCCAGGCGGGCGCGACGATCCCGATCCTGCTGCTCGGCGTGTTCGCCGGGGCGATCGCCGACAATTTCGACCGGCGCCGCGTCATGCTCGCGGCGCAGTCCGCGATGCTGCTCGTCTCGGCCGCGCTGACGGTGACGACCTGGATCGGCGCGATCTCGCCGCTGCTGCTGCTGTTCTTCACGCTCGCGGTCGGGTGCGGCACTGCGCTCAACGGTCCGGCGTGGCAGGCTTCGGTGCGGTTGCAGGTCGGCCCGAAGGATCTGCCGCAGGCGATCGCGCTCAACAGCATCGCTTTCAACCTCGCGCGCAGCGTCGGTCCGGCGCTCGGCGGCCTGCTCATTTCGCTGACCGGCCCCGCCCCGGCCTTTGCGATCAACTCGGTCAGCTATCTCGCGCTGATCGTCGTGCTGCTGCGCTGGCATCCCGAGGTCGCCCCGCCGCAGCGCACGCCGATGCTCGCCGCGATCGCGACCGGCATCCGTTTCTGCGTCCAGTCGAACCCGGTGCGGCGCATCCTGACCCGCGGCTTTGCCTTCGGCATCGCGGCGATCGGCTTTCAGGCATTGCTCCCCGCGCTCGTCCGCGATCGGCTGCACGGGACCGAGACGGTCTATGGCCTCTGCCTCGCGGCCTTCGGCGCCGGATCGATCCTCGCCGCGCTGTGCGTCGGCTATCTGCGCCGCCGCTGGGGCAGCGACCGGATCGTCGCCGTATCGGCGCTGATCTTCGCTGCGGCACTGGCGCCGATGGCGCTCGTTACGTCGGTCGCGGGGGTGATGGCATCGACCTTTGTCGCGGGCTTCGCCTGGGTGTCGACGCTGACCACGCTCAACGTCGCGATGCAGCTTCGCTCGCCCGAAGCGATCCTCGGCCGCTGCCTGTCGATCTATCAGGCGGTGACCTTTGGCGCGATGGCGCTCGGCGCCTGGCTGTTCGGCCTGCTCGCCGACCTGGGGTCGCTGTCCAGCGCGCTGTTGGCGTCGAGCGGCTGGCTGGTGCTGACCGCGCTGCTCCTGCCGTTTCTGGCGCCGATGCCCGGGCGCGACGAAGGCCGCATCGACCGCTGA
- a CDS encoding sensor domain-containing diguanylate cyclase: MTTHATPSNEPVGRLLGWLGLRARSGAYDEGEAPPGSRSLVHEAREQLLGAMTSFLLNHDLDISAANLLVAHSAFSGINPRLARQIAARSQTPAGITQQWLDELMENEPAVADRADLDRMVARLESNLETFHTNTKAARSATSEYGSKLEAHVSDLEQVQKTGELVSHLADIAKVMLERTRHAEDEMRKSEDETKALRRSLARAKRDAEIDYLTGLPNRRAFEILLERHHEEARAACEPLSVAFCDIDEFKKVNDVHGHEAGDRVIKLIADTLARISNDHCHVARHGGEEFVMLFRGLPPSEAAKRLDEARAGLSERRLINRKTDQPFGQITFSGGVADVFGYAEVRAALKAADEALYRAKEGGRNRIELATPES, encoded by the coding sequence ATGACCACACATGCGACACCATCGAACGAGCCGGTAGGGCGGCTCCTGGGCTGGCTGGGACTCCGCGCGCGAAGCGGGGCCTATGACGAGGGCGAGGCTCCGCCCGGATCGCGCAGCCTTGTCCACGAGGCGCGCGAGCAACTGCTCGGCGCCATGACCTCCTTCCTGCTCAACCATGATCTCGACATTTCGGCCGCCAACCTGCTGGTCGCGCACAGCGCCTTTTCGGGGATCAACCCGCGGCTCGCGCGCCAGATCGCGGCGCGCTCGCAGACGCCCGCGGGCATCACCCAGCAGTGGCTCGACGAATTGATGGAGAATGAGCCCGCCGTGGCCGATCGCGCCGACCTCGACCGCATGGTCGCGCGGCTCGAATCAAACCTCGAAACCTTCCACACCAACACCAAAGCGGCGCGCAGCGCGACGAGCGAATATGGATCGAAGCTGGAGGCGCATGTCAGCGACCTCGAACAGGTGCAAAAGACCGGCGAGCTTGTCTCGCACCTCGCCGACATCGCCAAGGTGATGCTCGAACGCACGCGCCACGCCGAGGACGAGATGCGCAAGAGCGAGGACGAAACGAAGGCGCTGCGCCGCAGCCTCGCCCGCGCCAAGCGCGATGCCGAGATCGACTATCTGACCGGCCTGCCCAACCGCCGCGCCTTCGAGATACTGCTCGAACGCCATCATGAAGAAGCGCGCGCGGCGTGCGAACCGCTGTCGGTCGCGTTTTGCGATATCGACGAGTTCAAGAAGGTCAACGACGTCCACGGCCATGAAGCGGGCGATCGCGTGATCAAGCTGATCGCCGATACGCTGGCGCGTATCTCCAACGATCATTGTCATGTCGCGCGCCACGGCGGCGAGGAATTCGTGATGCTGTTCCGAGGCCTGCCACCGAGCGAGGCAGCGAAGCGGCTCGACGAAGCGCGCGCGGGGCTGTCCGAACGGCGGCTGATCAACCGCAAGACCGACCAGCCCTTCGGCCAGATCACCTTTTCGGGCGGGGTCGCCGACGTCTTCGGCTATGCCGAGGTGCGCGCGGCGCTGAAAGCCGCCGACGAAGCGCTCTATCGCGCCAAGGAAGGCGGGCGTAACCGGATCGAACTGGCGACGCCGGAGTCATAA
- a CDS encoding class I SAM-dependent methyltransferase has protein sequence MADLRPLVTLVGEAWDDYGLIDSGGGRKLERYGPYRFIRPEPQAMWQPALSPSEWEAADGEFIPASDEDGGGRWYYNKPVPTDGWPLGWREARFTASCTPFRHLGFFPDMAPVWDWLRGRLADKPDPDFLNLFGYTGVGSQALAAAGASVTHVDASKKSVAQARENAALAGMGEKPIRWIVDDAGKFTARELRRERRYDAILLDPPKFGRGPNNERWQLEEGLAPLLADCRQLLDADSRALFLTVYAVRMSALAIGELLGQLFADLPGTVECGELAVREEARGLLLPTAIFARWSRS, from the coding sequence GTGGCTGATCTGCGGCCCCTGGTGACGCTTGTCGGCGAAGCCTGGGACGATTACGGGCTGATCGACAGCGGCGGCGGGCGCAAGCTCGAACGCTATGGTCCCTACCGCTTCATCCGCCCCGAGCCGCAGGCGATGTGGCAACCCGCGCTTTCGCCGAGCGAATGGGAGGCGGCCGACGGCGAGTTCATTCCCGCGTCGGACGAGGATGGCGGCGGCCGCTGGTATTATAACAAGCCGGTGCCCACCGACGGCTGGCCGCTCGGCTGGCGCGAGGCGCGCTTTACCGCGAGTTGCACGCCGTTTCGCCACCTGGGTTTCTTCCCCGACATGGCGCCGGTGTGGGACTGGCTGCGCGGTAGGCTCGCGGACAAACCCGACCCCGATTTCCTGAACCTCTTTGGCTATACCGGGGTCGGCAGCCAGGCGCTTGCCGCCGCGGGCGCGTCGGTGACGCATGTCGATGCCTCGAAGAAATCGGTCGCCCAGGCGCGCGAGAATGCCGCGCTCGCGGGGATGGGCGAAAAGCCGATCCGCTGGATCGTCGACGATGCCGGGAAATTCACCGCGCGCGAGTTGCGGCGCGAGCGGCGCTATGACGCGATCCTGCTCGACCCGCCGAAATTCGGGCGCGGCCCGAATAACGAGCGCTGGCAGTTGGAAGAGGGGCTGGCGCCCCTGCTCGCCGATTGCCGGCAATTGCTCGACGCCGACAGCCGCGCGCTGTTCCTGACCGTCTATGCCGTCCGCATGTCGGCGCTCGCCATCGGCGAACTGCTCGGCCAGCTTTTCGCCGACCTGCCGGGCACGGTCGAATGCGGCGAACTCGCGGTGCGCGAAGAGGCGCGGGGGCTGCTGCTGCCGACAGCGATCTTCGCGCGGTGGAGCCGGTCCTAA
- the thrC gene encoding threonine synthase produces the protein MDYISTRGSAPTLDFRAATLAGLASDGGLYVPAEWPRMSVDEIRALAGLDYAETAVRVMMPFVAGVLSEDELRALCKAAYGRFSHGAVTPLVQLDHRHWLLELFHGPTLAFKDVALQLLGQLFEKFLAGGETEITIVGATSGDTGSAAIEAVAGREHIRIFMLHPEGRVSDVQRRQMTTVLAPNVHNIAIDGSFDDAQAMVKRLFGDAEARGALTLSAVNSINWARLMAQIVYYFYAAVRLGAPDRPVAFSVPTGNFGDVFAGYAAARMGLPVARLVVATNVNDILHRALANGDYSAGTVTATATPSMDIQVSSNFERLLFDLSGRDGAAITGMMDEFDANRAMSIPEDMLRGARDLFSSARIDGDAMTLALRWAQEHGGQIIDPHSAVGLAAARALAIDAGIPVVTLATAHPAKFREAVERATGVRPPLPARLGNLFEREERYVKLAGDYDTVKAHILAEAARG, from the coding sequence ATGGATTATATCAGCACCCGCGGCTCCGCGCCGACCCTCGACTTTCGCGCCGCCACGCTTGCCGGCCTCGCCAGCGACGGGGGGCTCTATGTCCCCGCCGAATGGCCGCGGATGTCGGTCGACGAGATTCGCGCTCTCGCCGGGCTCGACTACGCCGAGACCGCGGTGCGGGTGATGATGCCCTTCGTCGCGGGCGTCCTGTCCGAGGACGAACTGCGCGCCCTGTGCAAGGCCGCCTATGGCCGGTTCAGCCATGGCGCGGTGACGCCGCTGGTGCAGCTCGACCATCGGCACTGGCTGCTCGAACTGTTCCATGGTCCGACGCTGGCGTTCAAGGACGTCGCGCTGCAACTGCTCGGCCAGCTCTTTGAAAAATTCCTCGCGGGCGGCGAGACCGAGATCACCATCGTCGGCGCGACCTCGGGCGACACCGGCTCGGCGGCGATCGAGGCGGTCGCGGGGCGCGAGCATATCCGCATCTTCATGCTCCACCCCGAAGGCCGGGTCAGCGACGTCCAGCGCCGCCAGATGACGACGGTCCTTGCCCCTAATGTCCACAATATCGCGATCGACGGCAGCTTCGACGACGCGCAGGCAATGGTGAAGCGGCTGTTCGGCGACGCCGAGGCGCGCGGGGCGCTGACCCTGTCGGCGGTCAACAGCATCAACTGGGCGCGGCTGATGGCGCAGATCGTCTATTATTTCTACGCTGCCGTCCGCCTTGGCGCGCCCGACCGTCCGGTGGCGTTCAGCGTGCCGACGGGCAATTTCGGCGATGTCTTCGCGGGCTATGCCGCGGCGCGCATGGGGCTGCCGGTGGCGCGGCTCGTCGTGGCGACCAACGTCAACGATATCCTCCACCGCGCGCTGGCGAACGGCGACTATAGCGCGGGCACCGTCACCGCGACCGCGACGCCGAGCATGGATATCCAGGTCAGCAGCAATTTCGAGCGGCTGCTGTTCGACCTGTCGGGCCGTGACGGTGCCGCGATCACCGGCATGATGGACGAATTCGACGCGAACCGCGCGATGTCGATCCCCGAGGATATGCTGCGCGGCGCGCGCGACCTTTTTTCGAGCGCGCGGATCGACGGCGACGCGATGACGCTCGCGCTGCGCTGGGCGCAGGAACATGGCGGGCAGATCATCGACCCGCACAGCGCGGTCGGGCTGGCCGCCGCGCGGGCGCTCGCCATCGATGCCGGCATTCCCGTCGTCACCCTCGCCACCGCGCATCCGGCGAAGTTCCGCGAAGCGGTCGAGCGCGCGACCGGCGTGCGTCCGCCGCTCCCCGCGCGGCTCGGCAACCTCTTCGAGCGCGAGGAGCGCTATGTGAAGCTTGCGGGCGACTATGACACGGTGAAGGCCCATATCCTTGCCGAGGCGGCCCGTGGCTGA
- a CDS encoding SURF1 family protein produces MTENPDVPRRWPVISTILVLCAAAAMVALGVWQLQRKGEKEALIALLERNGSMSALVTYPKLPPVPDAMLFRKSSLVCLEVVRWDPRGGTDRKGQTGIRMIADCRTGAEGPGVLVDVGIADDFTPPQWKGGTVQGTIVPGPEQPTLIQRLTGKAVPARAMLVADAPVPGLRASQVPSGADLPNNHLAYAIQWFFFAAIALIIYALAVRRRLQR; encoded by the coding sequence ATGACGGAAAACCCTGACGTCCCGCGCCGCTGGCCGGTGATTTCGACGATCCTCGTGCTGTGCGCCGCCGCCGCGATGGTCGCGCTCGGCGTCTGGCAGCTCCAGCGCAAGGGCGAGAAGGAAGCGCTGATCGCCCTGCTCGAACGCAACGGGTCGATGTCGGCGCTCGTGACCTATCCGAAATTGCCGCCGGTTCCCGACGCGATGCTCTTTCGCAAGAGCAGCCTGGTGTGCCTCGAAGTGGTTCGGTGGGATCCGCGCGGCGGGACCGATCGCAAGGGTCAGACGGGCATCCGCATGATCGCCGACTGCCGCACCGGCGCCGAGGGGCCGGGCGTCCTTGTCGATGTCGGGATCGCCGACGATTTCACGCCGCCCCAGTGGAAGGGCGGGACGGTGCAGGGAACGATCGTCCCCGGCCCGGAACAGCCGACGCTGATCCAGCGGCTGACCGGGAAGGCGGTTCCGGCGCGCGCGATGCTCGTCGCCGACGCGCCGGTTCCGGGGCTGCGCGCCAGTCAGGTGCCTTCGGGCGCCGATCTGCCGAACAACCACCTCGCCTATGCCATCCAATGGTTCTTTTTCGCCGCGATCGCGCTGATTATCTATGCGCTTGCGGTGCGCCGCCGCTTGCAGCGGTGA